tatttatatatataatagccttttatatgaaattaattatttttcgtaaatatgatgaatataaattatttatgaatttaagaaGGAATAACAACATACAACAATTGAGTAGATTGAATGTTACACtactttaagaaaaagaaaaaaaagtactctatatgattttttaatgttataagtttattagtatattaaaaaaagtaagaaaactaCTGTGATAACTTTGAAGACAATAATGGACCCTACATTTATAGAAGTCCGTGTGTTTTGTTTTACTCTTCCAATGTGTGGATAGCCACTTGGCCTTAAGAATATGCTAGAATTTGGGTGGTTTTTCTGGAATTTCAGTACTTCCTATGCACGAAGTACAATTGCTATTAAGCTGTACATTTTGCTTATTTACGGATTTGCCCTTGTCGTCCTGGTCGTCTTCACCtttctatataataaaataaatatatatatatatatatatatatctcattaaggtttcttgttcagaaattactcgtTAGTCAATTGTActataaaagtatatatatatatactcatattCATTGactgaacaagaaaccttaatgatacaaatacaatatacatatatactgatttagtatcaattaatcGAAATTATCTACCTTAATGATAACAATACATTATATGATAATAATTTAGTATATCAAATAAGCAAAATTAGTTAGgaatatatagtgtaattatttagtgggaTATGAATATAAAGGgttattatttgtaattattttgattttatggggtatttgcttagttttccaTTTTAAATCCAACCATGGGCCTTATGGGTTAAAGCCACTAGACCTCGATTTTTATGGATATCATGTAATTACCTTAGGCCGAAATTATATGGTCCATCAGGGATGCTGCATGTAAGAGTGTTTGATTGAgtgaaaagttttaaaaagttttttgttgaatttgtgatctaaataaattataaaaaaatcgtgactataaatttttcattaaaaatataattaaattatttctaaatacaaaatatgTCCCTTTtgttaacaaactaaaaagaaataaagtgtTTTCCGTTTTTATTCACTTTATTGGCAATTAGGCTATAATAATAACATGTGTCATACCTAAATCACGTGTGAATATGATAGCTTTGACATGGGTAACTAACACATCTACATAGTGGTGAAGTTTTTACCAATAATTGATTTTTCAGGtatattcatttttatacacacaaaaattaatatgaaaaaaatattttctgttTATTTTGTAAGTGATCAAAATATCTCAATTCAGGACGACGAAGGACAAGTGATATGGCACTAATGGGCAGTGTTGTTTAAGGATTTGCGTGTTGTACATAAGAATGTAACAAACTCACCTAAATTGAGGCAAATATCATGCCATCCTCACTGAAAAAGAATAGCAGAAACTTGCACGGCAGTGACTTGTAACACATTTTTTAAACAGAAAAGCACACTTGGTCAGGCAAAAAATTATGGACCTTTCTAGCAAGCCCAAACtagaaacaacaaaataactTAAACTAAAGAAAACTAGTAAGTAGCATCTAGAGGCGTATTCAGAATTTTGaaagaatgataactattataaaaaaaagaaaaaaaggacaaatacaCCCCTAAACTATCGTAAATAGTATTTAGAtatcctccgtcatactttttgGGACATTAGTGCCCCTGCCGttaaaaaactagagcatatatgcccttcactctattAGAAGACTAAATGAAAacacgtggcacaatcttatccATTGattcgatatttaataaatgtcggatctgtggataagattatgacacgtgtatgtccattagtataaagggtatatatgcttaGTTTTTAGACAACAGGGGCACCAATAtctcaaaagtatgacggaggatatttgcataccatttacaatagttcggggtatatttgtcctttttccctaaaaaaaatggatctaagatataaatttgtccTAATTGACCAACTATAGGTTCAACTATAATTATACTTCGAGACATCTATATTTAAGTATTTATATAACACTGATATATACAATTTAGGAAGAGCACATGAATCCGGTGATCCCCACCTAGATACGCTCCTGGTAGCATCTAATTCATCAAGATTTTTTCGTTGTCCTAAAGtatttaaactcaaaatttcaacttaaagatttttaaaaaatgctaTAGTAATACCTCTATTTCTATAATAACCATACAATGCCGCGTTTATTGCTCCAAAATGTTCACTAGTATGCCTACCACACTATTTCAATTGATCCACTTTCGCAATGAATTttgattataatataatttttgtcaTATGATATTCAGAAAAAGTTACTACAATTGATAGTACtcattttaaaaatgtattttagaaaaaaataaattattaagtcATTTAGCTTAACTCAATTCAACAAAATTGGTCATTTAGCTTAACTCAATTCTACAAAATTGGTCAAATGGACAATAAATAAGAGTACCAGTTTTACAAAACTAGTCAAAATAAAAGTACaccatttttacaaaattagtcATATTGATGAACAGTGTCTTAATTTGGAACTATTATGACGTGGCAGTTACACATTAACAGGTGAAATTAACATACGAGGATGACAGAGAATGTTGTAAGACTTtaagaggaaaaaaagaaattaaattcttTGTATAGTTTGGTCTGtttacaaataaattgattGGAGCAAACACAGAAAATCACGCTTCTTTCTTCTTCAGCATTAGGGTTTAAGCAGATTCCTTCTAGGGTTTCTGAAAAAAATGGTGATTgacaattccaagaaattgaaGACAGCAGTTGAGGAAAACGCCCAACAAATTGATACTGGTGGTGTTTCCTCCATTGAGAAGCTTCAGGAAGTTCAAGATGAACTTGAAAAGGTTTAATCTTTAACACTTTTTGTAATGCATGTTGtgttttttgtttaaaattttcagatttttctatTAGTGTTTGATTGTGGAGTTTTAGTAGTTTTTCAACCCCTTTTGATATGATTCTGCATTATGGGAACTGTTGAAATTTATGTTTTCGATGCCCTTTCACTTGttttagagaaagaaaagattttgttttaggTTTCTGCTTTAATAAAACAGATTGGTCATTTGATTGATTGATCGATTGATTGTTCATTGCTTTTTAACTTAACTTTGTGTGCTGTATTAGAGGATCATTCGTTTTTTGGGATTTACGATTAGGCTAGATTTTGTTGGAGATGTTGTAGAGTGAGTAGACAGCATTAAGTGTAAACATGGGAGAAACATCTGAAGTTTGTGTGCTGTATTAAAGGATCATTCTGTTATCTTTTGGGATTGACGATTAGGTTAGATTTTGTTGGAGATGTTGTAGAGTGAGTAGACAGATTTAAGTGACAAGAAGGGAGAAAATCTGAAGTTTGTGTGCTGTATTAGAGGATCATTCTTTCTTTTGGGATTTACGATTAGGTTAGATTTTGTTGGAGATGTTGTAGAGTGAGTAGACAGATTTAAGTGTAAACAAGGGAGAAAATCTGAAGTTTGTGTGCTGTATTAGaggatcatttttttttttttggggatttGCGATTAGCTTAGGTTTTGTTGGAGATGTTGTAGAGTGAGTAGAGCTCAAAGTGTAAAGAAGGgagaaaatttgaagtttgttgATGGACAGAATTACCTAGTACGTGGGATGTAGCaggtacaacaacaacaacaacaacatacctagtgtaatcccgCAAGTGGTTGTCTTGTGAAGGCAGAGAGGCTCTTCTAGAAAGACTCTAGGCTCAAGTAAAACAGTTCTAACTAggtaatgaaaagaaaattcagTAGTGAATAAGTCATGTTAAAAACAATAGAGAAAAGAATAGCCACAACAGTAGCAGGTATCCCTTGGAATTGGTTGAGATGCGTGGAAGATGGCTTGAATACCATGgttatcaacaaaaaataagataaaatttgaagtttgttaCTCCTTTCGTCCTAAATTGGTTGTTGCTTTTTTGCTTCTCAAGATTCAAAGTATGTGaactttgatcaatttttttaaaatgtgtgtTTTGATCATATTGACATGACaagaattgcaacttatagtacttcccatatagtttttgagtatctaaattttagttttatgatATTGAGTTGATCTAGTCCAATTTAGCTTAAAAAGTTAATCCAATTGACTCTCTAAAAGGGAAAAGCGACACTTATtttgggatggagggagtattaaattCCTCTGTAATTGGAAATGATTAGTTGAACAATTGtccttttgttttttcttagcGTCGAAAATATATTTAGTGTAAGTTACAAAGGGAGAAGACAAGAAGCGTTTTATTGCTAGGGTACACTTGTTAACTTCTTAAGGTGACGTGATGGATTAAATGGAACAAAAGAAGGGCTGATGTTTAGTTCTAGATCTTTGAAGTTGGTTTTCTTAAACCAAATGGTAGCCTTTAAATATGGCTAGATTTTACACACTTCACCAGCGAAAGGGGATCCTTTCCAAAACATTAAGGCACTTAGGCACATAATCTCTGCTGCTAGCGCTCCTGAGTCCTGATTTAATTATGACGTGTCATTATTGATGGTGGTAGTATAAAAAGGAGTATAATAAATTGTCAGTCTCTTGCTAGAGATTACTATCAGTTCAAAAGATGGACCTTGGGcgtaactcaaccccaaaagctagctcatgagctAACTTTGCCCTAAACGACATAAAAAGACTACAATCCATACAGCCAACCAATGCGTTACTAACACTATCTGATTCTCCATGTATTTATATCTCCTTCTCCCCTAAATTTCTCTCTCgtcatttattcttttattcCTTACCAAATTTTCTTGTCTCCTCTTCAATAACTCATAATCCCATCATCTCATAGAAATCTGTCAGATATCACTCATTATGGCTTGCTAGCTTCAATATTCAGCTAATCCACTGTTGGCCACACTCAAAGGGATCCTCTAATTTACAGTGCACTTTATATTCTTAGAGTTTGAATGAAACTTCCATATTAAATTTTGGCTATTTGGATTTCTGGAAACCATCACAAAGTATTAAGTGACTTCGAAATAAACATTGAATGTTGGATCACGGATAGATGAATTGCACAATACGTCTATAAGAAAACGAAATAGAAAGTAACGTCTTTTCAGAAAGGAGAGGGAATCCATCTAGTGAATTAAAGGTGCGAAAAGCGAGCAAGTTTGACCCATTAACAATTAGCAAGACCAATTCATTTGTGGAAAAGAACAGCGTAGTGTTTGGAAAAAATCTACAGGAAAAGTGTGAAGACTTATGATGGTAATAAATCATGTAATGAACTATGATTGCTAATAACTGATAAGTGGTCTGATTCTTTTCTATCTAAATCAGTTCAGTTTAGAGCTTATGGACATGATTGTTGATAATTGATGAATGGGATGCTTCATTGATTCATTTCCCTCTTTTATATGGGATAACTGAGAAATTCCTGAAGGCTAGCAGTTATGCTTTATTTTCCTATTGGACATTGACATAATTCTTGAGATCCATTAGTTTAAATTTAGGATTGAGATTTGAGACTTAGTTGATTGATGCAAGTCTGGAACTAAAATCATATAAGATTTTGTTTCGTGTGTCTGACATAGTAGCATACTTTGACTCGGCCCTATTCTGTGATCCATTTAACACGTGCCCAACTTTGTGGTGTGTATAATTGCAAATTGAGAtagttattatatattttttttggtatatttaaTGAGATCTTTTCTGGTATATTATTTAGTATGTTTGCTTCAAGTCCAATATTTTTTATGAGTCTTctagttctatcaaagatttatATGGTAGATGAATTTAGAGAACTTCTACTGTTTGCTTTTTTATGTGTAAttctaatttatataatattggaCTGATATGAGCTCAGATGATGCAATATGGACAATGAAGATTCATAAAGCTGACCCCAATTTCTTGGGATTGAGGCATAATAGTTGGTGTAATTTACATGTTATATTCCAGCATTTGGCAGTGGTTTTTTTGATCCCGACCTTCCAAAACGTTTTTTTGAAGTATCCAATGCTCACGTCATTGACTGATTGACATGTGCCAAACTTCTGAGTACATATACACATCTCTTTTGGCAAGTACATATTTTTGTGCTTTATGGATCACTGCAAAATGTGTTATCATGTCCATAAGGTGGCCTAGCTAGAAAACACCTACTAACGATAATAAGCAGCCATAGCTGTTCACTTTAATTGGGTCTGGGCCTCTGGGGTAAGAACTTAGTTCATTCCCTGACAATTCACGTGAAGTATAGTTTTATCCAGTTCTTTTTAGCTCTATACCCATACACCTTCTTTGAGATTCTGCTTCCCTTGTGTGCTCAACATAATAGTATAAAAAAGTTACTGTCTCAACAAAACTGGTTCAAGTACCTATCAATTTGATGTTCTCAATTGCATCTAAATTTGTTTAGCAAATGCTGTTAATATCTTTTTATGACCttccattttttatttgcattgtGCAGGTGAATGAACAAGCTAGTGAGGAGGTATTGGAAATTGAACAGAAGTATAATGAGATAAGGAGGCCTGTTTACGAGAAACGAAATGAGCTCATCAAATCAATTCCTGACTTTTGGGTGACTGCCGTAAGTCCAGTCAATATCTTTCCGGATTTCAATTAGCATCCCTGTAGTGGAAAATTGAGTGATAATGACAATTTTTATCTGTAATTAACTTTTGTCTATGCAGTTCTTGAGTCACCCTGCACTTGGTGAGCTTTTGAATGTGGAAGATCAGAAGGTTTGACATGTTATTCAACTTCACTTGTGTTAGAGGACTTCCTTCGGAATGTCTTAAATGTTTTGTGATATAGCCTTATTATAGTGCCTGTTGTTTAAATTGTTCTTAGATATATTATGTGAGGATggtatcttcttttcttaacaATGTTCTTCCTTTGATTTAGATCTTCAAGTACTTAGATTCTCTTGATGTGGAGGATTTCAAGGACGTGACATCCGGCTATTCCCTTACTTTTGTAAGTTCTTTGTTTTTGAAAACACTCCTCCTTACTTGAAGGCTGTACTAAATATGCATCAGCAGCTTATATCATCTCACAGTGTTTGCAACAAGTTGCTGCtgactttctatttttttttttctttcaacctGCAGATATTCAAACCAAATCCTTATTTTGAAGATACAAAACTGGTCAAGACATATACATTCCTTGATGAAGGATCAACCAAGATAACTGGTACAGCTATTAAGTGGAAGGAAGGCATGGTAATGGCTACCTCTGTGTAACTTGTTATGTGTTAGAAGCCTCCTTTTCCATGGAAACTTGATGAATAACTGTAATTTGAAGGGTGCGGCTTATGGTGGTAATCCTGAGATGAAAGGGAACAAGCGGCCAGCATCAGAAGACAGGTAATTGTTATTCACTTTCTCGAGTATATAACTGACCTTCTGGGATTGTTAATTCCATGCTTTGAGGTAGGAAGCTCCCTGATTTTGACAACAAAGTCTTGAGTAGTTACAAAGATTATTCAAGAAAAGATTtggaaggaaaatgaaaatctgACCAAGGAAGGAAAATCTTAtgtattgatttatttattttttaattatttttatgtattgatAATTGTTCCATACATTGCTTGGTTAAATTTCTAAAACGTTAGCATGTGTCTAATTTCTATTGATATGGTGAGAAGAAGTATCTGAGATCTTTTACTAACCGTATATTATATCACCAATAACCATATGCTGATGGATGCAGCTTTTTTAGTTGGTTTTCTGAGACTCAGCTGAAAGACATTGCGGATGGGCTTAGTGATGAGGTAATTGTTGTATCTGACTgcttgaaattatttattttgttgcatTCATTGCTAATCATTTGATGAGTTCATAATCATATGGCAACTTATGTAACGatttattgatgaaataaattatcttttgtcTTTTCTCTGATTTCCTTATCAGAAACTGAATACATTGTATAGTGCAACAAACATAAGCTTTTAAAAATCCAGTTTCTTTCAGATATTAAATATGTTTCCCTGTGACTGCAGGTGGGCGAGATAATTAAGGAGGACTTATGGCCTAATCCGCTGAAATATTTTAACAATGTAGTGACATTTTACCTTTTCTTTCAAGGTTATCTGATGTATTGTCCTTTCTTCTTCCCG
The Solanum stenotomum isolate F172 chromosome 12, ASM1918654v1, whole genome shotgun sequence DNA segment above includes these coding regions:
- the LOC125847794 gene encoding NAP1-related protein 2-like codes for the protein MVIDNSKKLKTAVEENAQQIDTGGVSSIEKLQEVQDELEKVNEQASEEVLEIEQKYNEIRRPVYEKRNELIKSIPDFWVTAFLSHPALGELLNVEDQKIFKYLDSLDVEDFKDVTSGYSLTFIFKPNPYFEDTKLVKTYTFLDEGSTKITGTAIKWKEGMGAAYGGNPEMKGNKRPASEDSFFSWFSETQLKDIADGLSDEVGEIIKEDLWPNPLKYFNNEADEEDSDGDEDTDEDDEDEEDNDDDDDEADEDDG